One genomic segment of Centroberyx gerrardi isolate f3 chromosome 4, fCenGer3.hap1.cur.20231027, whole genome shotgun sequence includes these proteins:
- the LOC139915943 gene encoding uncharacterized protein LOC139915943, which translates to MLYSVKMPSIRYLAKRKRMKWNWAPEAMEQAIEEVREGRCSVRQAVQVFGVPKSSLCDRISGKVVSGCQIGRKTSLTPEDESSLVEYCLYSASYGFPLTKPQVLAHALAIYNHRHPEGPKTAISRTWWDNFRQRHHHRLTMRIPDTIDHGRAACAKRGPIEEYFTLLSTTLEEHGLREKPCQIYNCDETGFQLDSNRRKVVVPRGKKHAYKQAQGTREHITVLACFNAAGEDVPPFIIYKGGYLGGPYNKEGVPHALYGKSPAGYMDSELFRKWFVEHFLKYATQERPLLLVLDGHQSHLDPELVRAAQREGVILLCLPPHTSHILQPLDVSFFGPLKADFSGLVGDLSAVSHSFVVSKKEFSRVLRDSYQRLKDRRVVVAGFRKCGLHPLDPTAIDWSRVMPSGPQRGTLPEPPATPASPSATPAATTPSRSPQNPPSQNPPHQDPPSQDPPSQNPPRQDTPPQNPPSQNPARQDAPNPFLSHPLVTAGRISADLAHLLTEVNFTRNTGKIRRNITKARLLTAQEMADVIEEVEDHAARLEARALARADRERQNEDIGSSTASSCTPHGGSLPSRRRRVSLGAVPASSGPSIAGPSAPSGPSSRSHGPQMPASNRHPHTHLPENHHPPTSPSPSPVLNGMLCLLNS; encoded by the exons ATGCTATACTCTGTAAAG ATGCCTAGCATTCGCTACTTGgcgaagaggaagaggatgaagtgGAACTGGGCCCCGGAGGCTATGGAGCAGGCCATTGAAGAGGTGCGGGAGGGCAGGTGCAGTGTGAGGCAGGCAGTCCAGGTGTTTGGGGTCCCCAAGTCCAGCCTGTGTGACCGCATCAGTGGAAAGGTGGTTTCCGGCTGCCAAATCGGCCGGAAGACATCCCTAACCCCTGAAGATGAAAGTTCCCTGGTGGAGTACTGTTTGTACTCTGCCAGTTATGGGTTTCCACTGACAAAGCCACAGGTCCTGGCCCACGCCCTGGCAATATATAACCACCGCCATCCAGAAGGCCCCAAGACCGCCATAAGCCGGACGTGGTGGGACAATTTCCGCCAGAGGCACCACCATCGCCTGACAATGAGGATCCCAGACACCATTGACCATGGGAGGGCAGCCTGTGCCAAGAGGGGACCCATCGAAGAATACTTCACCTTGCTGTCCACCACCTTAGAGGAGCACGGGCTGAGGGAGAAACCCTGTCAGATTTATAACTGTGACGAGACAGGGTTTCAGCTGGACTCCAACAGGAGGAAAGTCGTTGTGCCCCGAGGGAAGAAACATGCTTACAAGCAGGCCCAGGGAACAAGAGAACACATCACCGTCCTGGCCTGCTTCAACGCGGCTGGGGAGGACGTCCCCCCTTTTATCATCTATAAGGGGGGCTACCTGGGGGGACCTTACAACAAAGAGGGAGTCCCCCATGCCCTCTATGGGAAGTCGCCAGCGGGGTACATGGACTCCGAACTCTTCAGGAAGTGGTTTGTCGAGCATTTCCTCAAGTATGCCACCCAGGAGCGCCCTCTGCTCCTTGTCTTGGATGGCCACCAGTCCCACCTGGATCCAGAGCTGGTCCGGGCGGCACAGAGGGAGGGGGTTATCCTCCTGTGCCTGCCGCCACACACGTCTCACATCCTGCAGCCTCTGGATGTGAGTTTCTTTGGACCCTTGAAGGCAGATTTCTCTGGGCTTGTGGGAGATCTGTCGGCAGTTAGCCACTCCTTCGTGGTTTCCAAGAAGGAGTTTTCAAGGGTCCTGAGAGACTCATATCAGAGGCTAAAGGATCGGAGAGTGGTGGTGGCGGGATTCAGGAAGTGTGGCCTCCACCCTCTGGACCCTACGGCTATTGACTGGTCACGGGTCATGCCGTCCGGGCCACAGCGTGGAACTCTCCCAGAACCACCAGCCACGCCTGCATCTCCTAGTGCCACCCCTGCTGCTACCACCCCATCCAGAAGTCCCCAGAACCCCCCATCCCAGAACCCCCCACACCAGGACCCCCCATCCCAGGACCCCCCATCCCAGAACCCCCCACGCCAGGACACCCCACCCCAGAACCCCCCATCCCAGAATCCTGCACGCCAGGATGCCCCAAACCCCTTCCTCAGCCATCCCCTGGTAACAGCAGGGAGGATATCAGCAGACCTGGCCCACCTCCTGACTGAAGTCAACTTCACCCGCAACACCGGTAAGATCAGGAGGAACATCACCAAGGCCCGTCTGCTGACAGCACAGGAGATGGCAGATGTCattgaggaggtggaggaccaCGCTGCACGTCTGGAAGCCAGAGCTCTGGCCAGGGCAGACAGGGAGCGGCAGAACGAAGACATCGGCAGCTCGACGGCCAGTTCCTGTACCCCGCATGGCGGCTCCCTCCCCAGCCGCAGAAGAAGAGTATCCCTCGGGGCTGTTCCCGCCAGTTCTGGCCCCTCCATCGCCGGTCCCTCAGCCCCCTCGGGCCCCTCTTCACGCTCCCACGGTCCCCAGATGCCTGCCTCTAACCGCCATCCACACACTCACCTGCCTGAAAATCACcatccccccacctctccttctccatcgcCTGTTCTGAACGGTATGTTGTGTTTGCTTAACAGttag